A single region of the Populus nigra chromosome 2, ddPopNigr1.1, whole genome shotgun sequence genome encodes:
- the LOC133681534 gene encoding ADP-ribosylation factor-like — translation MGLSFTKLFSRLFAKKEMRILMVGLDAAGKTTILYKLKLGEIVTTIPTIGFNVETVEYKNISFTVWDVGGQDKIRPLWRHYFQNTQGLIFVVDSNDRDRVVEARDELHRMLNEDELRDAVLLVFANKQDLPNAMNAAEITDKLGLHSLRQRHWYIQSTCATSGEGLYEGLDWLSNNIANKA, via the exons ATGGGGCTGTCTTTCACCAAGTTGTTTAGCAGACTGTTTGCTAAGAAGGAAATGCGTATTCTGATGGTGGGTCTTGATGCTGCTGGTAAGACAACCATTCTCTACAAGCTCAAGCTCGGTGAGATTGTCACCACCATTCCTACTATTG GATTCAATGTGGAGACTGTGGAGTATAAGAACATTAGCTTTACTGTTTGGGATGTCGGGGGTCAGGACAAG ATCCGCCCCCTGTGGAGACATTACTTCCAGAACACACAAGGACTTATCTTTGTGGTTGATAGCAACGATAGGGATCGTGTGGTTGAAGCTAGGGATGAGCTACACAGGATGTTGAATGAG GATGAGTTGAGGGATGCTGTGCTTCTAGTGTTTGCAAACAAGCAAGATCTTCCAAATGCAATGAATGCTGCTGAGATAACTGATAAGCTTGGTCTTCACTCTCTTCGTCAGCGCCACTG GTATATCCAAAGCACATGTGCCACTTCTGGTGAAGGGCTGTATGAGGGATTGGACTGGCTCTCAAACAACATTGCAAACAAG GCTTAG
- the LOC133682806 gene encoding pentatricopeptide repeat-containing protein At2g34370, mitochondrial-like, which yields MSRKRASLLTIKSIASLSKVCSSSFESITFFKNLSTATERFDFQNSKGYHEQNSNEHFHKPDGPYGYNNENSGGNNLNPNGGFRESPRNDLWNNPIGKNGNSTGFHGKNRVDFQQNCDGASWERSRGENHNNRAEKNGNFSGYYERNNGSSQQNYGWVGGQHRQNGYYGGHGNAQLSRNEPGFYSQGLSDSQRSLNSNYTHNVEKFHHGPNDHYMVNGGQYQQNQYFEQHQQNQYFGQHQQNLNVEQYQPNCNSFQSSMEASQVSNYAKPEGDSTESSKSSLSRGSMEELDEFCKEGKVKEAVEFLQLLQKQSVFVDLSRYLQLMQACGEAEALEEARVIHDCIVRSQSPLDVGTLNKILEMYSKCGAMDEAFSVFDNMQECNLTSWYIMITWLAKNGYGEDAIDLFNQFKQGGLKPDAQIFVGVFSACNVLGDINEGLLHFESMWKEFSIVPSMEHYVSIVDMLGSNGYLVEALEFIEKMPMEPSVDVWETLMNLCRAHGHLELGDRCAELIEQLDPSRSNEQSNAGLVPVKASDIAKEKKKKTASQNLLDVRSRVHEYRAGDTSFPDRDRVYALLRGMKAQMKDAGYIPVTRFVLHDIDEESKEDALLAHSERLATAHGLLTTAARSPLRVVKNLRFCGDCHNAMKIISKLVGRQLIMRDAKRFHHFKDGVCSCGDYW from the coding sequence ATGTCCAGAAAGAGAGCTTCGCTTCTCACTATCAAATCCATCGCTTCTTTATCAAAGGTATGCTCTTCAAGCTTCGAGTCTATCACTTTTTTCAAGAATCTTAGCACCGCCACTGaaagatttgattttcaaaactcGAAGGGGTATCACGAACAGAATTCTAATGAGCATTTCCATAAACCAGATGGGCCTTATGGTTATAACAACGAAAACTCTGGTGGAAACAACTTAAACCCTAATGGGGGTTTTAGGGAAAGCCCTAGAAATGATTTATGGAACAACCCAATTGGGAAAAATGGGAATTCTACTGGGTTTCATGGGAAAAATCGTGTAGATTTTCAGCAAAACTGTGATGGAGCTTCCTGGGAAAGAAGCAGGGGAGAGAATCATAATAACCGAGCTGAGAAAAATGGAAACTTTAGTGGTTATTATGAACGTAATAATGGGAGTTCTCAACAGAACTATGGTTGGGTTGGTGGGCAGCATCGTCAAAATGGGTATTATGGAGGACATGGAAATGCGCAACTGAGTCGGAACGAGCCTGGGTTTTATTCGCAAGGTCTTTCAGACTCACAAAGAAGCCTGAATAGCAATTACACTCATAATGTTGAGAAATTTCACCATGGTCCCAATGATCATTACATGGTAAATGGTGGACAATATCAACAGAACCAATATTTTGAACAGCACCAGCAGAACCAATATTTTGGACAACACCAGCAGAATTTGAACGTTGAACAATATCAGCCAAACTGTAATTCTTTTCAGAGCAGCATGGAGGCTTCTCAAGTATCAAACTATGCTAAACCTGAAGGGGATTCAACCGAATCTTCCAAAAGTAGCTTGAGTAGAGGTTCTATGGAGGAGCTGGATGAATTTTGCAAGGAGGGAAAGGTGAAGGAAGCTGTGGAATTTTTGCAGTTGTTACAGAAGCAGAGTGTTTTTGTCGATCTATCACGCTATTTGCAGTTGATGCAGGCATGTGGAGAGGCTGAAGCTCTAGAGGAAGCAAGAGTGATTCATGACTGCATTGTAAGATCACAGTCTCCTCTAGATGTTGGCACACTTAATAAGATCTTAGAAATGTACTCAAAATGTGGTGCCATGGATGAAGCGTTCAGTGTATTTGACAACATGCAAGAGTGCAATTTGACTTCATGGTATATCATGATAACATGGCTTGCTAAGAATGGATATGGGGAGGATGCCATTGATCTGTTTAATCAGTTTAAGCAAGGAGGACTGAAACCTGATGCACAAATTTTTGTTGGGGTGTTCTCTGCTTGTAATGTCTTGGGTGATATCAATGAGGGATTGCTGCACTTTGAGTCCATGTGGAAAGAGTTCAGCATTGTCCCATCAATGGAGCACTATGTGAGCATTGTGGACATGTTGGGAAGTAACGGATATCTGGTTGAAGCCTTGGAATTCATTGAAAAGATGCCAATGGAGCCTAGTGTAGATGTTTGGGAAACTTTAATGAATCTCTGCAGGGCACATGGGCACTTGGAGCTTGGAGATCGCTGTGCTGAGCTTATTGAGCAATTAGATCCCTCCCGCTCGAATGAGCAATCTAATGCAGGTCTTGTACCAGTGAAAGCTTCAGACATtgcaaaagagaaaaagaagaagacagcaAGTCAAAATCTTTTAGATGTTAGGAGCAGGGTCCATGAATATCGAGCGGGGGATACATCTTTTCCTGACAGGGATAGAGTTTATGCCCTGCTCAGGGGTATGAAGGCACAAATGAAAGATGCTGGTTATATTCCAGTAACAAGATTTGTGTTGCATGACATAGATGAAGAAAGCAAGGAGGACGCTCTTCTTGCTCATAGTGAGAGACTTGCTACTGCTCATGGTCTTCTGACCACAGCTGCTCGTTCTCCTCTTCGAGTAGTCAAGAATCTTCGTTTTTGTGGTGATTGCCACAATGCGATGAAGATCATCTCGAAACTTGTTGGCAGACAACTCATCATGCGAGATGCCAAGAGGTTTCACCATTTCAAAGATGGGGTCTGCTCTTGTGGGGATTATTGGTGA